A single region of the Saprospiraceae bacterium genome encodes:
- a CDS encoding RagB/SusD family nutrient uptake outer membrane protein, with product MKNKIYLLLLTVMAFASQSCEDYLKEDLISDVSSGTYYTTPQGFEDAVKATYSWMKPHFSVEKGFTMSVFGTDTYSNGADGSWKRYNLYNGDLNPSDGYARDTWRDFYRGINQANATINRGAKIDGISESTKNQRLAEVRFLRALYYFVLVQTYGDVHLTLEETEGVELEANRTAASEVYSQAIIPDLEFAISTLPDVQSNYGRATKPAAEGLLAKVLLTRSYKSYADGNDASRAEQLFSSVINNYDFKLLDDFSSLWDINNEQNSEVVFAIQNSKSQVDEGLDNQGHRGHLYFLMEYDVLPGMTRDIANGRPWKRFRPTPFLLSLWDRNIDARYDKTFKHAWYSNTAGNIPKWTQDDASAGYVDASLVGQPKFEVGDTAVYIPGPGRDAEWPAARQARSRYLVYTSDEWDERRFPSLNKWIDDTRPDRQKVEGQRDFILMRLADVHLMRAEARLKQNNTTGAAEDINLIRRRGAWPGKEDANMITAADVTLDFILDERARELVGEGHRWFDLVRTNKLVERVRLHNAQAAPNIQDFHVLRPIPQDQIDRTLGGYPQNPGYQ from the coding sequence ATGAAAAATAAAATTTATCTTCTTCTTCTCACGGTTATGGCTTTTGCTAGTCAATCCTGCGAGGATTACCTAAAGGAAGACCTGATTTCCGATGTTTCTTCAGGTACCTATTACACCACACCACAGGGTTTCGAAGATGCGGTGAAAGCTACCTATTCCTGGATGAAGCCACACTTTAGTGTAGAAAAAGGCTTTACCATGTCTGTTTTCGGCACCGACACCTATTCCAATGGTGCAGATGGTAGCTGGAAAAGGTATAACCTTTACAATGGCGACTTGAATCCATCCGATGGTTATGCACGTGATACCTGGAGGGATTTTTACCGAGGTATCAACCAGGCTAATGCCACGATCAACCGAGGTGCCAAGATCGACGGGATTAGTGAGAGCACTAAAAATCAGCGTTTAGCAGAAGTGCGTTTCTTGCGAGCCTTGTACTATTTCGTATTGGTACAAACGTACGGAGACGTACATTTGACGCTAGAAGAAACGGAAGGTGTAGAATTAGAAGCTAACCGTACCGCTGCAAGTGAAGTATACAGCCAAGCGATTATTCCTGATTTAGAATTCGCCATTTCAACCCTTCCTGACGTACAGAGTAATTATGGTCGTGCGACTAAGCCAGCTGCTGAAGGCTTATTGGCCAAGGTGCTATTAACCAGAAGCTACAAAAGCTACGCAGATGGCAATGATGCTTCACGCGCCGAACAATTGTTTAGCTCCGTGATCAACAATTACGACTTCAAATTATTGGATGATTTTTCCAGTCTGTGGGACATTAACAATGAGCAAAACTCAGAGGTTGTGTTTGCGATCCAAAACTCTAAATCACAAGTGGACGAAGGATTGGATAACCAAGGACATAGAGGACACCTTTATTTCTTGATGGAGTATGATGTTCTTCCTGGCATGACGCGCGATATCGCCAATGGCCGTCCCTGGAAGCGATTCCGTCCAACGCCTTTCTTGTTATCCCTCTGGGATAGGAATATTGATGCACGCTACGACAAAACCTTTAAGCATGCCTGGTACTCCAATACCGCAGGAAATATTCCAAAATGGACACAAGATGATGCTTCTGCAGGATACGTAGATGCTAGCCTGGTTGGTCAACCCAAATTTGAGGTAGGAGATACGGCTGTTTACATCCCTGGCCCAGGTAGAGATGCAGAATGGCCAGCAGCACGTCAAGCAAGGTCTCGTTACCTGGTCTACACAAGTGATGAATGGGACGAGCGTCGATTCCCATCTCTGAACAAATGGATTGACGATACTCGTCCTGACCGTCAAAAAGTGGAAGGGCAACGCGACTTTATCCTGATGCGTTTAGCTGATGTCCACCTCATGCGCGCTGAGGCTCGTTTAAAGCAAAACAACACAACAGGAGCCGCTGAGGACATTAATTTGATTCGTAGAAGAGGTGCATGGCCCGGTAAAGAAGATGCCAACATGATCACGGCAGCTGATGTAACCCTTGATTTCATCTTAGATGAAAGAGCACGTGAGTTGGTTGGTGAAGGTCATCGCTGGTTTGATTTGGTGCGTACCAATAAGCTGGTAGAACGGGTGCGCTTGCACAACGCTCAGGCTGCGCCTAACATCCAAGATTTCCACGTACTTCGCCCCATTCCACAGGATCAAATCGATAGAACCTTGGGAGGCTATCCACAAAATCCTGGATACCAATAA
- a CDS encoding Uma2 family endonuclease gives MQYDVEVKLPLYAEAGIAEYWIADLQNQKIIIHTDPEGETYLNVDTYQKGEHIVSHILPNSLAVVDLLGLDFRS, from the coding sequence ATACAATATGATGTGGAAGTTAAGCTCCCCTTGTATGCAGAGGCAGGTATTGCGGAATATTGGATTGCTGATTTGCAGAACCAAAAGATTATTATTCATACCGATCCTGAAGGAGAGACCTATCTAAATGTTGATACCTACCAAAAAGGAGAACATATCGTCAGCCATATCTTGCCAAATTCCCTTGCTGTAGTAGATTTGCTCGGCTTAGACTTCAGAAGTTAG